Proteins encoded by one window of Calidithermus timidus DSM 17022:
- a CDS encoding metal ABC transporter permease, producing MLEALQLPFMQRALMAGVLVGAIASYLGVFIVQRRLSFLGDGLAHAAFAGVALGLLLGIQPLYVAVPFAVAVALAITWVRERTSLGEDTTIGVFFAFSVALGVLFMSMRQGYTADALSYIFGSILTVAWPDLLAVVILGVLTLLLLPLWGRWAYATFERELALADRLPVLRQDYLMAALIAVVTVMSVKVVGIVLIAAFLVIPAATSRMLSPTFARMTLWAVLIGVATSLLGLLLSYHLDTPSGATIVLMQVGLFLLASLLRQK from the coding sequence ATGCTCGAGGCTTTGCAACTGCCCTTCATGCAGCGCGCCCTGATGGCTGGGGTGCTGGTCGGGGCTATCGCCAGCTACCTCGGGGTTTTCATCGTGCAGCGGAGGCTTTCTTTTCTGGGCGACGGGCTGGCCCATGCGGCTTTCGCGGGCGTGGCGCTGGGGTTGTTGCTGGGCATCCAGCCCCTTTACGTCGCGGTGCCCTTCGCCGTGGCGGTGGCCCTGGCCATCACCTGGGTGCGCGAGCGCACTAGCTTGGGGGAAGATACCACCATCGGGGTCTTCTTCGCCTTTTCGGTGGCCCTGGGGGTGTTGTTCATGTCCATGCGTCAGGGCTATACCGCCGACGCGCTGTCGTACATCTTCGGCTCGATCCTCACCGTTGCCTGGCCTGACCTGTTGGCCGTGGTGATCCTGGGTGTTCTGACGCTCCTGCTCCTGCCGCTGTGGGGCCGCTGGGCCTACGCTACCTTCGAGCGCGAGCTGGCCCTGGCCGACCGGTTGCCGGTACTGCGCCAGGACTACCTGATGGCGGCGCTGATCGCGGTGGTCACGGTGATGTCGGTCAAGGTGGTGGGCATCGTGCTGATCGCGGCTTTTTTGGTGATCCCGGCGGCTACCTCGAGGATGCTGAGCCCCACCTTTGCCCGCATGACCCTGTGGGCGGTGCTCATCGGCGTTGCGACCTCGCTGCTGGGACTCCTCCTCTCTTACCACCTCGACACTCCCAGTGGCGCGACCATCGTGCTCATGCAGGTCGGGCTGTTCCTGCTGGCCTCGCTGTTGCGCCAAAAGTAA
- a CDS encoding S8 family serine peptidase has translation MRWKALFLLALTACSWGERVPSEIKLGYSGDGSFWLGVPHNAAWELLPVEPSSWLELTPNKGLGPAQIRLRARGDRLPEASLAETTYRLSGDLKATIRFFQPQVRLTGRLVEAPALGESRLPGVGLRPRSLPAPTGEILVKLRSGQRPLLDGQRLLNFDPRARMGKLRSSDPGLLERLRASPGVEWAEPNGWVQAQGEPTDELYPQQWYLRSTGTRFAYLGSFARPVTVAVVDTGVRYDHPDLAGRLVLPGEGAYDFVDGDPDPTDPGDTLNPTAGSHGTHVSGIVTARSGANTLPPQCYEDSQPVCSQSGTVGAAWAAPVRVLPIRVLDAGGNGTFEAVATAIRYAAGLTVRWQGQTLQLPQPASVINLSLGSLQYSQALCDAVSEALQQGVLVVAAAGNYQDVNPGAPFYPASCPGALGVGATDLNYRPTFYSQQNKAVTLSAPGGDTRGGAAGGILSTTWDFTFKDANQKVVGRPNYAFYMGTSQAAPQASAALALLLSSDPTLTPTAAWERLKTRLTDLGTPGRDDAYGYGFLSLPTALGLNLPPGPLAATLQGPSPHPLLADADGRFSSYVLAGAYTLRVCRDDSANGLCDGGEASRDYALQVPPQLSFEAGNLLGP, from the coding sequence ATGCGCTGGAAAGCCCTGTTCTTGTTGGCACTCACGGCTTGTAGTTGGGGTGAACGCGTTCCTTCCGAGATTAAGTTGGGCTATTCCGGCGATGGGAGCTTCTGGCTGGGGGTTCCCCACAATGCCGCGTGGGAACTCTTACCCGTCGAGCCCTCGAGCTGGCTCGAGCTGACCCCCAACAAGGGCCTGGGGCCTGCGCAGATCCGGCTGCGGGCTCGAGGCGACCGCCTGCCCGAGGCATCCCTGGCCGAAACCACCTACCGGCTGAGCGGCGACCTGAAGGCAACCATTCGCTTCTTTCAGCCGCAGGTGCGACTGACAGGACGCCTGGTCGAAGCTCCGGCGTTGGGGGAAAGCCGGTTACCGGGGGTGGGGCTGCGTCCCCGCTCCCTTCCGGCTCCGACGGGAGAGATCCTGGTCAAGCTCAGGTCCGGCCAGCGCCCGCTGCTCGACGGCCAGCGGCTGCTCAATTTCGATCCCCGCGCCCGCATGGGCAAGCTGCGCTCGAGCGACCCCGGCCTGCTCGAGCGCCTGCGCGCCAGCCCCGGCGTGGAGTGGGCTGAGCCCAACGGCTGGGTGCAGGCCCAGGGTGAGCCCACCGACGAACTGTACCCTCAGCAGTGGTATCTGCGCTCGACGGGGACCCGCTTTGCCTACCTGGGCAGCTTTGCTCGGCCCGTGACGGTAGCCGTGGTGGATACCGGTGTGCGCTACGACCACCCCGACCTGGCTGGACGGCTGGTATTGCCGGGCGAGGGAGCTTACGACTTCGTAGACGGCGACCCCGACCCCACCGACCCTGGCGACACCCTGAATCCCACTGCGGGCAGCCACGGCACCCACGTCAGCGGCATCGTGACGGCCCGCAGCGGGGCCAACACCCTACCCCCGCAGTGCTACGAGGACAGTCAGCCAGTTTGCTCGCAGAGCGGTACGGTGGGCGCGGCCTGGGCAGCGCCGGTACGGGTGCTGCCGATCCGGGTGCTGGACGCGGGGGGCAACGGAACCTTTGAGGCGGTGGCAACGGCGATCCGTTATGCGGCGGGCCTGACCGTACGGTGGCAGGGCCAAACCTTGCAGCTCCCCCAGCCGGCCAGCGTGATCAACCTCTCGCTGGGCAGCCTTCAGTACTCGCAAGCTTTGTGCGACGCGGTGAGCGAGGCCCTCCAGCAGGGCGTGTTGGTGGTGGCGGCGGCGGGCAACTACCAGGACGTGAATCCCGGCGCGCCCTTCTACCCCGCTTCCTGCCCCGGAGCGCTGGGGGTTGGGGCCACCGACCTGAACTACCGCCCTACCTTCTACAGCCAGCAGAACAAGGCGGTTACACTCAGCGCTCCTGGCGGCGACACCCGTGGCGGCGCGGCTGGGGGGATCCTCTCCACCACCTGGGATTTCACCTTCAAAGACGCTAACCAGAAGGTGGTAGGTCGCCCCAACTACGCCTTTTACATGGGCACTTCGCAGGCCGCCCCGCAGGCCAGCGCCGCGCTGGCACTGCTGCTGTCGAGCGATCCCACCCTAACCCCTACGGCAGCCTGGGAACGCCTCAAAACCCGCCTGACCGACCTGGGGACCCCTGGCCGCGACGACGCCTACGGCTACGGTTTCCTCAGTTTGCCCACCGCGCTGGGCCTGAACCTACCGCCCGGCCCCCTGGCGGCCACGCTGCAAGGGCCCAGCCCACACCCCCTGCTCGCCGACGCCGATGGCCGCTTCTCGAGCTACGTCCTGGCCGGGGCCTACACCCTCAGGGTCTGCCGGGATGACTCGGCAAACGGGCTGTGCGACGGGGGTGAAGCCAGCAGGGACTACGCCTTGCAGGTACCCCCGCAGCTCAGCTTTGAAGCGGGCAACCTGCTAGGCCCTTGA
- a CDS encoding cysteine desulfurase family protein, giving the protein MIYLDYAATTPLDGEVKAAMERAFAAWGNPSSVHAAGREAKALLEESHERVARAIGARPREIIFTSGGTESDALAIYGVALAKGRGHLVTSQIEHSAVLTAMKGLERLGYAVTYLAPEPRTGMIYPEQVAEALRPETILVSIMSVNNELGTVYPVREIAGVCRARGVLFHTDAVQAAGTIPLDVRELAADLLSLAAHKFYGPKGAGALYVRKGLELFPIAPGKQEQGLRGGTENLPAIYGLGLALERAVAQLPQETSRLLTLRERLEGALLALPGVELNGHPTLRSPKHVNVTALGADGEGLLLNLDLMGVAVSSGSACAAGSLEPSHVLTAIGRSKPQAKASVRFSLGRYTTEAEIEQAAAAFAQALERSRVAIS; this is encoded by the coding sequence ATGATCTACCTCGACTACGCCGCCACCACCCCGCTCGACGGCGAAGTGAAGGCCGCGATGGAGCGGGCTTTTGCCGCCTGGGGCAACCCCAGCTCGGTGCATGCCGCCGGGCGCGAGGCTAAAGCGTTGCTCGAGGAGTCCCACGAGCGCGTGGCCCGCGCCATCGGCGCCCGACCCCGCGAGATCATCTTCACCTCCGGCGGCACCGAGTCGGACGCGCTGGCCATCTACGGCGTCGCCCTGGCGAAGGGCAGGGGCCACCTCGTCACCAGCCAGATCGAGCATTCGGCGGTGCTCACCGCGATGAAGGGCCTCGAGCGCCTGGGTTACGCGGTCACCTACCTGGCCCCCGAACCCCGCACCGGGATGATCTACCCCGAGCAGGTGGCCGAGGCTTTGCGCCCTGAGACCATCCTGGTCAGCATCATGAGCGTCAACAACGAACTCGGCACCGTCTACCCGGTGCGTGAGATCGCCGGGGTCTGCCGGGCTAGGGGCGTGCTCTTCCACACCGACGCGGTGCAGGCTGCCGGGACCATCCCCCTCGACGTGCGGGAACTCGCTGCAGACCTGCTCTCGCTGGCCGCCCACAAGTTCTACGGTCCCAAGGGTGCTGGCGCGCTGTACGTGCGCAAGGGGCTCGAGCTCTTTCCCATAGCACCCGGCAAGCAGGAGCAGGGTTTGCGGGGCGGCACCGAGAACCTGCCCGCCATCTACGGCCTGGGGTTGGCCCTCGAGCGCGCCGTAGCCCAGCTGCCCCAAGAGACCTCCCGGCTGCTCACCCTGCGGGAGCGGCTCGAGGGCGCGCTACTGGCCCTCCCCGGCGTCGAACTCAACGGGCACCCCACCCTGCGCAGCCCCAAGCACGTCAACGTCACGGCTTTGGGAGCCGATGGGGAGGGGTTGCTCCTGAACCTCGACCTCATGGGTGTGGCGGTTTCCTCGGGCTCGGCCTGCGCTGCGGGGAGCCTCGAGCCCTCCCACGTCCTCACCGCCATTGGCCGCAGCAAGCCGCAGGCCAAGGCCTCGGTGCGCTTCAGCCTGGGACGCTACACCACCGAGGCCGAGATCGAGCAAGCAGCGGCGGCGTTCGCCCAGGCGCTAGAGCGCTCGAGGGTCGCCATATCGTAG
- a CDS encoding metal ABC transporter ATP-binding protein yields MGALAVQTYDLGVRFGDFRALYGINLEIPQGSFVAIVGPNGAGKSTLLKVLLGLDPGNLRDGEARLTGRAEVFGQVPKALPAGWVGYVPQVKSFDRSFPALALEVVVCGLRRAWPFRIAPKEREVALAALAQVGAAHLAERRLGRLSGGELQRVYLARSLVRQPKLLMLDEPATGVDAVGEADLYRHLEAYQRQSGATILMITHDWEAASHHASHVLLLNRTVIAFDSPSLALRHECLSRAFGHVGHAHDAPVIC; encoded by the coding sequence ATGGGCGCACTGGCGGTGCAGACCTACGACCTCGGCGTGCGCTTTGGCGATTTCCGGGCGCTTTACGGCATCAACCTCGAGATCCCTCAGGGCTCCTTCGTGGCCATCGTCGGTCCCAATGGGGCGGGCAAGAGCACCCTGCTCAAGGTTCTGTTGGGCCTGGACCCCGGCAACCTGCGTGACGGGGAGGCCCGTCTCACGGGCCGGGCCGAGGTCTTCGGGCAGGTCCCCAAGGCCCTCCCAGCGGGCTGGGTGGGGTACGTGCCGCAGGTCAAGAGCTTCGACCGTAGCTTCCCGGCGCTGGCCCTCGAGGTGGTGGTCTGCGGCCTGCGTCGGGCCTGGCCCTTTCGCATTGCTCCTAAGGAACGCGAGGTGGCGCTGGCGGCTTTGGCGCAGGTCGGGGCAGCCCACCTGGCCGAGCGCCGCCTAGGGCGGCTTTCGGGGGGGGAGTTGCAGCGGGTGTACCTGGCCCGCAGCCTGGTGCGTCAGCCCAAATTGCTCATGCTCGACGAGCCCGCGACCGGCGTGGACGCGGTGGGCGAAGCCGATCTGTACCGGCACCTCGAGGCCTATCAGCGGCAATCCGGAGCTACCATCCTCATGATCACCCACGACTGGGAGGCGGCCAGCCACCATGCCTCGCACGTGCTGCTGCTCAACCGCACCGTCATCGCCTTCGACTCACCCAGCCTCGCCCTGCGCCACGAATGCCTGAGCCGGGCCTTCGGGCACGTGGGACACGCCCATGACGCCCCGGTGATCTGCTAG
- a CDS encoding RrF2 family transcriptional regulator, with translation MWVSTKAQYGLRALVEIGLRAPAAVPLKEVADAQGISQHYLEQIAAQLRRSNFIRSVRGARGGYRLARPMDKITALEVVEALEGSLVPVSCLDDPESCWQTGSCSTEALWKRVDLAMRGVLGGTSLKDLVEERKLIEARKLVQLEPAGYIPPQNPVV, from the coding sequence ATGTGGGTTTCCACCAAAGCACAGTATGGCCTGCGGGCGCTCGTGGAGATCGGGCTCAGGGCCCCGGCGGCGGTGCCGTTGAAGGAGGTGGCCGATGCCCAGGGCATCAGCCAGCACTACCTCGAGCAGATCGCCGCGCAGCTTCGTCGCAGCAACTTCATCCGCAGCGTGCGCGGAGCCAGGGGGGGTTACAGGCTGGCCCGCCCTATGGACAAGATCACCGCCCTCGAGGTCGTCGAGGCCCTGGAGGGCAGCCTCGTGCCGGTGAGCTGCTTGGATGACCCCGAGTCCTGCTGGCAGACCGGCTCCTGCTCGACCGAGGCCCTGTGGAAGAGGGTGGACTTGGCCATGCGAGGGGTGTTGGGCGGCACCAGCCTCAAGGATCTGGTGGAGGAACGCAAGCTCATCGAGGCCCGCAAGCTGGTGCAGCTCGAGCCTGCCGGCTACATCCCGCCCCAGAACCCAGTGGTCTGA
- the trhA gene encoding PAQR family membrane homeostasis protein TrhA, producing MVREPFNAYSHAAGAVLALLGTVILLVLSGSDVAKVAGALIFGLSMILMYTSSTLYHALEVSERALLALRKLDHAAIFLFIAGSYTPVALSALEPSLRPLLLGLVWGLAAVGIVLKIFTLKIPRWLNTLSYIGLGWLAVFFLPKLSLGPWALAWLILGGLAYSLGAITYATKWPNPWPRLVGFHGLWHLWVLLGSIGMYLLVLTLYLG from the coding sequence ATGGTTCGGGAACCTTTTAACGCCTACTCCCATGCCGCCGGAGCGGTGCTCGCACTGCTGGGCACGGTGATTCTGCTGGTGCTGTCGGGAAGCGATGTGGCCAAGGTTGCAGGCGCGCTGATCTTCGGCCTCTCGATGATCCTGATGTACACCAGCAGCACCCTCTACCACGCGCTCGAGGTTTCCGAACGTGCCCTGCTGGCCCTGCGCAAGCTCGACCACGCGGCGATCTTTCTGTTCATCGCCGGGAGCTATACCCCGGTGGCGCTCAGCGCCCTCGAGCCCTCCCTGCGCCCACTGCTGCTGGGCCTGGTTTGGGGGCTGGCGGCTGTGGGCATCGTCCTTAAGATCTTCACCCTCAAGATCCCGCGCTGGCTCAACACCCTCAGCTACATCGGGCTGGGCTGGCTGGCAGTCTTCTTCTTGCCCAAGCTCTCTCTGGGCCCCTGGGCGCTGGCCTGGCTCATCCTGGGCGGCTTGGCCTATAGCCTGGGAGCCATCACCTACGCCACCAAATGGCCCAACCCCTGGCCCCGGCTGGTGGGCTTCCACGGCCTGTGGCACCTGTGGGTGCTGCTGGGCAGCATCGGGATGTACCTGCTGGTGCTCACGCTCTACTTAGGCTGA
- a CDS encoding protein jag: MNEKKRGLDDLLSDLGIGESEAPPATVLKEEEAVGVVTPNPAGESDPKRALENFMVGLLLRLDPAYSLDVRQEGELLRVEVLGGDLGRFIGKEGRTLKSVEFIANAYMAKQFGGAYRVILDAAGYRKRQEERIKRMAQDAVLQVEVSGQPVELPPMRASERRIIHLMFKQHPKVTTTSYGEGEERHVVILPREPNAPPPPEEDEADTK; the protein is encoded by the coding sequence ATGAACGAGAAGAAGAGGGGTCTGGATGACCTGCTGTCCGACCTGGGCATCGGGGAAAGTGAGGCGCCACCTGCCACCGTACTCAAAGAGGAGGAGGCGGTCGGGGTAGTGACCCCCAATCCCGCAGGCGAAAGTGACCCTAAGCGTGCGCTGGAGAACTTCATGGTAGGGCTGCTGCTCAGGCTCGACCCGGCCTACTCCTTGGATGTGCGCCAGGAAGGTGAATTGCTGCGGGTAGAAGTGCTGGGCGGGGACTTGGGACGCTTCATCGGGAAAGAGGGTCGCACGCTGAAGTCGGTGGAATTCATCGCCAACGCTTACATGGCCAAGCAGTTCGGCGGAGCTTATAGGGTAATCCTGGACGCCGCCGGCTACCGCAAGCGGCAGGAGGAACGCATCAAGCGCATGGCCCAAGACGCGGTGCTTCAGGTCGAGGTAAGCGGCCAGCCGGTGGAATTGCCCCCCATGCGGGCCAGCGAGCGCCGGATCATCCACCTGATGTTCAAGCAGCACCCCAAGGTGACGACCACATCCTACGGCGAGGGTGAGGAGCGGCACGTGGTGATTCTGCCCCGCGAACCCAACGCGCCCCCGCCGCCCGAGGAAGACGAGGCCGATACCAAGTAG
- a CDS encoding fumarylacetoacetate hydrolase family protein, whose protein sequence is MKIVRFNEGCWGVLEGETIHETDVPGGNPTGREFDLGAVTLRVPVTPSKIVCVGRNYLDHIREMGHDKADLPTEPGLFLKGLNTLADPANPARPHDSGDAVPYPPFTKSLHYEGELAVVIGDRMKNVGEADALNHVLGYTCALDVTARDVQRTDLQWVRAKSSDKFLPIGPWVVTTLNPQDTVLRTYVNGELRQEAHTSLMIFPVAHVLSYISQFMTLEPGDVVLTGTPEGVGELKPGDEVEVAIEGIGTLHTRIA, encoded by the coding sequence ATGAAAATCGTGCGTTTTAACGAGGGCTGCTGGGGAGTTCTGGAAGGTGAAACCATCCACGAGACCGATGTGCCCGGTGGCAACCCCACCGGGCGCGAGTTCGACCTGGGAGCGGTGACCTTGCGGGTGCCCGTCACCCCCAGCAAGATCGTCTGCGTGGGCCGCAACTACCTCGACCATATCCGCGAGATGGGCCACGACAAGGCCGATTTACCCACCGAACCCGGCCTTTTCCTCAAGGGCCTCAACACCCTGGCCGATCCAGCTAACCCGGCACGGCCCCACGACTCCGGCGACGCGGTGCCCTATCCTCCCTTCACCAAGTCGCTGCATTACGAGGGCGAGCTGGCGGTGGTCATCGGGGATCGCATGAAGAACGTCGGTGAAGCAGACGCCCTCAACCACGTCCTCGGCTACACCTGTGCCCTGGATGTCACCGCCCGCGACGTACAGCGAACCGACTTGCAGTGGGTGCGGGCCAAGTCCTCTGACAAGTTCCTGCCCATCGGGCCCTGGGTCGTCACCACCCTGAACCCCCAGGACACCGTGCTGCGTACCTACGTCAACGGCGAGTTGCGGCAGGAAGCCCACACCAGCTTGATGATCTTCCCCGTTGCCCACGTGCTTTCCTACATCAGCCAGTTCATGACCCTCGAGCCCGGCGACGTGGTGCTCACCGGCACCCCCGAGGGCGTAGGCGAACTCAAGCCCGGCGACGAAGTTGAGGTAGCCATCGAGGGAATCGGCACCCTGCACACCCGTATCGCCTGA
- a CDS encoding VWA domain-containing protein: MLWLRCAVIALLLLAFLGPSLPLQTVRTVVLLDQSPSAREGVARVVGTLPQLPIGARSRLRPEGNRHVRYLAFAERVQEVASATARREDLGEGTDINAALLEAQRLEPDRIVLLSDGLSQGEVLPVPTPIYAFWIAPSPRISLSLLPPTYPVHGETVEVRVLLESTADTTAHLLIEGPAGRQERQVQVKAGRQSFGYRFALERPATVRARVESSLGQDSAQVQVSPADKLRVWVLGDEALARYLEVQGFAVERRSRVELPIQADVVALGVSARDLSEAEIDALQDFLNQGGSLLWTATPRGLFFGGWERSSLSEAIPLEPLEHDGGVGLVLVLDVSGSMLQDDKLELAVTGALELIRSAREQDYVGVVAFSSNYRWVFRPRRMTPQGRKAAESLLLAARAGGGTLIGGAYTEAVRALEPLPVEDKRILVMTDGQVADPIQPVLNAAAQGQQRKIFTSSVALGADADQGFLRELAQQGGGSFWYVPSPGDLPRFFLEEAQRQFRREALEGSFALVTRPHPLTRDLQPPPLSVVLPAKARPWASGLLYAQEGAVLAVGESGRGRVAALATDLSRSWKDWRGASGFLGSLLRWLSQTPARPRVQATRGEEGVRVLLEGQFERPALRYAGKTQDFLPIGPLRYEARLPYGARGEAAVLEAGVPRLSLTLPALPEWRLEDGRAKLRALAEASGGRLLSDLAELSALPQRKALELRSLLVALALVLFVLERYLEWRRVGVAGS, translated from the coding sequence GTGCTGTGGCTGCGTTGTGCGGTGATCGCCCTGCTGTTGCTGGCCTTTCTGGGGCCCAGCTTGCCCTTGCAGACGGTGCGCACGGTGGTGCTGCTCGACCAGAGCCCCTCGGCCCGCGAAGGGGTCGCGCGGGTGGTCGGCACCCTCCCACAGCTGCCCATCGGTGCACGGAGCAGGCTCCGTCCCGAAGGGAATCGTCATGTGCGCTATCTGGCCTTTGCCGAGCGGGTCCAAGAGGTCGCCTCGGCCACCGCGCGCCGAGAGGATTTGGGTGAGGGCACCGACATCAACGCGGCCCTGCTGGAAGCCCAGCGGCTCGAGCCCGACCGCATCGTGCTGCTCTCCGACGGCCTGTCCCAAGGCGAGGTATTGCCCGTCCCGACCCCGATATACGCCTTCTGGATTGCGCCCAGCCCCAGGATTTCGCTGAGCCTGCTGCCTCCAACCTACCCCGTGCACGGGGAGACCGTAGAGGTGCGGGTGTTGCTGGAGTCTACCGCCGACACCACCGCCCACTTGCTGATCGAGGGCCCGGCAGGGCGGCAGGAGCGGCAGGTCCAGGTGAAGGCCGGGCGGCAGAGCTTCGGCTACCGCTTCGCCCTCGAGCGCCCCGCCACCGTGCGGGCCCGCGTCGAGAGCAGCTTGGGCCAAGATAGTGCCCAGGTCCAGGTCAGCCCTGCCGACAAGCTACGGGTGTGGGTGTTGGGAGACGAGGCCCTGGCGCGTTACCTCGAGGTCCAAGGCTTCGCGGTCGAGCGCCGCAGTCGGGTTGAGCTGCCCATCCAGGCCGACGTGGTGGCCCTCGGGGTGAGCGCCCGCGACCTCAGCGAGGCCGAGATCGACGCGCTGCAAGACTTCTTGAACCAAGGTGGGAGCCTGCTGTGGACGGCTACCCCCAGGGGGCTATTTTTCGGGGGCTGGGAGCGCAGCTCGCTCTCCGAGGCCATCCCGCTGGAGCCCCTGGAGCACGACGGCGGGGTGGGGCTGGTGCTGGTGCTCGACGTCTCGGGGAGCATGCTCCAAGACGACAAGCTGGAGCTGGCGGTGACGGGGGCGCTCGAGCTGATCCGCTCGGCCCGGGAGCAGGATTACGTGGGGGTGGTGGCCTTCTCCAGTAATTACCGCTGGGTTTTCCGACCCCGCCGCATGACCCCGCAGGGGCGTAAGGCGGCCGAGAGCCTGCTGCTGGCGGCCAGGGCCGGCGGGGGCACCCTGATCGGGGGAGCCTACACCGAGGCAGTCAGGGCCTTAGAGCCGCTCCCGGTCGAGGACAAGCGCATCCTGGTCATGACCGACGGACAGGTGGCCGATCCCATCCAGCCCGTGCTGAACGCCGCTGCGCAGGGCCAGCAGCGCAAGATCTTCACCAGCAGCGTGGCGCTGGGTGCCGACGCCGACCAAGGCTTCCTACGCGAGCTTGCCCAGCAGGGGGGCGGGAGCTTCTGGTACGTGCCCAGCCCCGGCGACCTGCCCCGCTTCTTCCTCGAGGAAGCCCAGCGGCAGTTCCGGCGTGAGGCGCTGGAGGGTAGCTTCGCCCTGGTTACCCGGCCCCATCCCCTGACCCGCGACCTCCAGCCTCCGCCCCTCTCGGTGGTCCTACCGGCCAAGGCCCGTCCCTGGGCCAGCGGCTTGCTCTATGCCCAGGAGGGCGCGGTGTTGGCGGTGGGAGAGAGTGGGCGCGGGCGGGTGGCGGCGCTGGCTACCGACCTCTCGCGCTCTTGGAAGGACTGGAGGGGAGCGAGCGGCTTTCTGGGTAGCTTGCTGCGCTGGCTCTCCCAGACCCCGGCCCGCCCCCGCGTGCAGGCGACGCGAGGCGAGGAGGGGGTGCGGGTGCTGCTCGAGGGCCAGTTCGAGCGCCCGGCCTTGCGCTACGCCGGAAAGACTCAGGACTTCCTGCCGATAGGCCCCCTGCGTTACGAGGCTCGCCTGCCCTACGGGGCCCGGGGCGAGGCGGCGGTGCTCGAGGCGGGGGTGCCGCGCCTGAGCCTCACCTTGCCCGCCCTGCCGGAGTGGCGGCTCGAGGACGGCAGGGCCAAGCTGCGCGCCCTGGCCGAGGCCAGTGGGGGCCGCCTGCTGAGCGATCTCGCCGAGCTTAGCGCTCTGCCCCAGCGCAAAGCCCTTGAGCTGCGCTCCTTGCTGGTGGCTTTGGCCCTGGTGCTGTTCGTGCTCGAGCGCTACCTGGAGTGGCGGCGGGTGGGGGTGGCGGGGAGCTAA